One window of Herpetosiphon gulosus genomic DNA carries:
- a CDS encoding ribose-phosphate diphosphokinase, with translation MSRFDEMRIFSGTGNPTLAQAISSYIGIRHGELSIHTFPNENIFVKIEESVREQDVFVVQSLGAPLNHLIMEMLIMLDAFKRASAGRITAVIPYLAYSRTDKKDQPRVPITARLLADLIVAAGAQRVLTLDLHAGQVQGFFSVPVDEMSTMHLLTNEVKSWGLENGIIVSPGLGFAKKARNFAEAVDMPLALVEKRRINHQDGTVGHLAILGDVADHDCVIVDDEVATGHTMVRVSELLMERGARSVRACCIHPLLYGDSVERIKRSPIERFVTTDTITLPPEKRWPALVVKSVAPLLGEVIQRIHTGISVGAMFPAGPQIGRW, from the coding sequence GTGAGCCGTTTTGATGAAATGCGCATTTTTAGTGGAACGGGCAACCCAACCCTAGCGCAGGCGATCAGCTCGTACATTGGCATTCGCCACGGTGAACTGAGTATCCATACGTTTCCTAATGAAAATATTTTTGTCAAAATCGAAGAAAGCGTCCGCGAACAAGATGTGTTCGTGGTGCAATCATTAGGTGCTCCGCTTAACCATTTGATTATGGAAATGTTGATTATGCTCGATGCCTTCAAGCGGGCTTCGGCTGGTCGCATTACCGCTGTGATTCCTTACCTCGCCTATAGCCGCACCGATAAAAAAGACCAACCACGTGTGCCAATCACTGCCCGTTTACTAGCCGATTTGATCGTCGCTGCTGGCGCTCAACGGGTGCTGACCCTCGATTTGCATGCTGGCCAAGTTCAAGGCTTTTTCAGCGTTCCAGTCGATGAAATGAGCACCATGCACTTGCTGACCAACGAGGTCAAATCGTGGGGCTTGGAAAATGGCATCATCGTTTCGCCTGGCTTGGGTTTTGCCAAAAAAGCCCGCAACTTTGCTGAAGCGGTCGATATGCCCTTGGCCTTGGTCGAAAAACGCCGCATCAATCACCAGGATGGTACAGTTGGTCACTTGGCAATTTTGGGCGATGTAGCTGATCACGATTGTGTGATCGTCGATGATGAAGTGGCAACTGGCCATACCATGGTGCGGGTTTCAGAGTTGTTGATGGAACGCGGCGCACGCTCAGTTCGCGCTTGCTGTATCCATCCCTTGCTCTACGGCGATTCGGTTGAACGGATCAAGCGCAGCCCGATCGAGCGCTTTGTTACCACCGATACAATCACCTTGCCACCGGAAAAACGCTGGCCAGCCTTGGTGGTCAAATCGGTTGCCCCACTCTTGGGCGAGGTCATTCAGCGTATCCACACTGGGATTTCGGTTGGAGCAATGTTCCCAGCTGGGCCACAAATTGGCCGCTGGTAG